The genomic stretch CCTCCCGTCATGGACTTCGACCTGCAGTAAGAGCACCGCCGTAAGCAGGAGCGGAGCGAAGGATTCTGCCCCTGCCAAAAGGGACGAGCAGGATCAGGCCGAGGGGTGTGTGGTGTCGGCCACCCCTCGGCCGCGCTGCTGGAGAGTCTATTTCTTCTGCTCGGCGCGTTTTCTGAGTTCGCTGGCAAGGTCGCTGAAGTCCTGTGCGGTGGGGAGCACCTTTCTGGCGTCGCGTTTGGCTTCCTGCACGACCTGCACCTGCGCCTGCCGGCTGTCGGGGAGGCCCTGGAGGCGGCGTTCGAAGTAGTTCTGCGCGAGGCGGCCCAGTGCGAAGGTCCAGCCGTACACGGCGGGCGCGGTGATCAGGCCGCCGATGACCGGCAGGGCCAGTTTGGCCAGGCCGCGCATGACCTGCCGCGCGGCGATGCCGTACGCGACGGTCACGCCGAGTTCCCGCGCGATTTCCAGGGCGCGTTCGGGGCTGATGTCGTGCCCGTAGATCTTGCCGATGTGGAGGACCATCTTGGCCTGGATGGGTGTGATGAGCAGGATGTCCGCGAAGGGGATCGGTTCGACGCTGATCGCCCCGGCGAGCAGGGCGGCGCTCTTGATGACGTCCTCGGTGTTCTCCTCGCGGCTGAGGTCGGGGTCGACGTCGAAGTTGAAGTTGTCGAGCACCTGTTTGACGAGCGGGGGCAGCATGATCCGGAGTGTACTGCTCGCCCCTGCGGGCAGGTGAGGGCAGGCTGGGGGCGGGTTTACCTTCCGGGCGCGGCATGAAGAAGGGCACGCCCAGGGGGGGAGGTGGCGTGCCCGTCGGAGGGAAGGATGAGGGTGGTGTTGGTCACCGCTCGCCTTTCATGGTAAGGGAGCAGGCTTGCAGATTCCTGACAGTCGGGTCAGCCTGAATGGGGGGCTTCTGTCATGGCCGACTCATGCGGCGTGGCCACTCTTCAGGAATGGCTGTGCGGTTAACGTTTCCAGCGGACACCGTCCTTGGTGTCCTCGACGGTCACGCCGACCCTCGCGAGGGTGCCGCGTAGTTCGTCGGCCTCGGCGTACTGCTTGTTCAGTCGGTAGTTCTGTCTCGCCTTCAGGACCAGATCCATCAGGGCGCTGACGACCTGCGAGTCGTCGCTCTGCGCGGGGCCGCTGCCGCCCGCAAAGAGGCCCAGGACCTCGCCGCCCAGGTCGCGGTAGGCGGCGTGGGCGGCCTCCAGCGTGCCGCGTGGGACCTCGCCGGTGTTCATCGCGGCGTTCAGGTCAGTGGTCAGGCCGAACAGCGCTGCGACGGCCTTGGGCGTGTTGAAGTCGTCGCGCAGGGCGTCCTCGAACGCCTGGACGTGCGCGGCGATCCTGGCGTCCAGCGCGGCGTTCTGCCCGGCGGGTGCGTTCGGGATGCGGCGTTCGACCTCGTGCAGCGCCTCGGTCAGGCGGCGGTAGCCGCTGCGGGCCGACTCGAAGGCGGCGTCGCTGAACTCGGTAATCGAGCGGTAGTGGCTGCCGACCAGCAGGAAACGCACCACCATCGCGTCGTGCTGCGCCAGGACATCCTGAATGGTCAGGAAGTTGCCCTTGCTCTTGCTCATCTTCTCGCCGCCGATGGTCAGCATGTTGTTGTGCATCCAGTAGCGTGCAAACGCGTGCCCGGCGGCCTCGGCCTGCGCGATCTCGGCCTCGTGGTGCGGGAACTGCAGGTCCAGCCCGCCGCCGTGAATGTCGAAACCCTCGCCCAGGTACTTTAGGCTCATGGCGGAGCACTCGATGTGCCAGCCGGGGAAGCCCACGCCCCAGGGGGACTCCCAGCGCATGATGTGCCCGGGTTCGGCGTTCTTCCACAGCGCGAAGTCGCGCGGGTCGCGTTTCTCCTCGCGGACCGCCTCGCGCACGCCTTCCTCCTGGTCGTCCAGCTTGCGGCCCGACAGCTTGCCGTACTCGGGCCAGGAGCGCACGTCGAAGTACACGCTGCCCGCCGACTCGTAGGCGTGCCCGCGCGCGATGAGTTCCTCGATCAGCGCGATCTGCTCGCCGA from Deinococcus soli (ex Cha et al. 2016) encodes the following:
- a CDS encoding YcjF family protein is translated as MLPPLVKQVLDNFNFDVDPDLSREENTEDVIKSAALLAGAISVEPIPFADILLITPIQAKMVLHIGKIYGHDISPERALEIARELGVTVAYGIAARQVMRGLAKLALPVIGGLITAPAVYGWTFALGRLAQNYFERRLQGLPDSRQAQVQVVQEAKRDARKVLPTAQDFSDLASELRKRAEQKK
- the cysS gene encoding cysteine--tRNA ligase — protein: MTQRPSEARLPDPNIVLYDTLTRQKVTFEPTTPGRVGMYLCGPTVYSDAHLGHAKKEVAFDVIRRAFTHFGYKVRYVANITDVGHLQNDSDDGEDKMLARARLEQLEPMEVADKYMWSFVKDMEALNVLKPSINPRATGHIGEQIALIEELIARGHAYESAGSVYFDVRSWPEYGKLSGRKLDDQEEGVREAVREEKRDPRDFALWKNAEPGHIMRWESPWGVGFPGWHIECSAMSLKYLGEGFDIHGGGLDLQFPHHEAEIAQAEAAGHAFARYWMHNNMLTIGGEKMSKSKGNFLTIQDVLAQHDAMVVRFLLVGSHYRSITEFSDAAFESARSGYRRLTEALHEVERRIPNAPAGQNAALDARIAAHVQAFEDALRDDFNTPKAVAALFGLTTDLNAAMNTGEVPRGTLEAAHAAYRDLGGEVLGLFAGGSGPAQSDDSQVVSALMDLVLKARQNYRLNKQYAEADELRGTLARVGVTVEDTKDGVRWKR